In Niallia sp. FSL W8-0635, one genomic interval encodes:
- a CDS encoding YueH family protein, translating into MITLLEDIAPLGLKDTKLYIMKTTDSFVISIPKINWSTELSKSDSTHDQFDHLIHSLTFHMFEGNCSELAECITASIGKYENSLEESL; encoded by the coding sequence ATGATTACCTTACTAGAAGATATTGCTCCATTAGGACTAAAAGATACGAAATTATATATCATGAAAACAACTGATTCTTTTGTTATTTCTATCCCTAAAATTAATTGGTCTACTGAGCTGAGCAAATCAGATTCTACCCATGATCAATTTGATCATTTAATTCATTCCTTAACATTTCACATGTTTGAGGGAAATTGTTCCGAACTCGCAGAATGCATCACAGCATCTATTGGGAAGTATGAAAATTCATTAGAAGAAAGTCTCTAA
- a CDS encoding GntR family transcriptional regulator codes for MKAVFDDSKPIFQQISDMIANEIVEGELVEGDQIPSTTEISKFYQINRATAQKGLAALVEAGYVYKQRGVGMFVAEGAKQKLLEKRKEDFYNEYVKPMMEEAKRIEIKKVELLQVIKEDYTDD; via the coding sequence GTGAAAGCTGTTTTTGATGACTCAAAGCCTATTTTTCAGCAAATTTCAGATATGATAGCAAATGAAATTGTGGAAGGGGAGCTTGTAGAAGGTGATCAAATCCCTTCTACGACTGAAATTTCTAAGTTTTACCAAATCAATCGAGCAACTGCGCAAAAAGGGCTTGCAGCATTGGTTGAGGCTGGATATGTATATAAGCAACGTGGTGTTGGCATGTTTGTTGCAGAGGGTGCCAAACAAAAGCTGCTGGAAAAGCGTAAAGAAGACTTTTACAACGAATATGTAAAACCAATGATGGAAGAAGCAAAGCGTATTGAAATAAAAAAAGTAGAATTACTTCAAGTAATTAAGGAGGATTATACAGATGATTAA
- a CDS encoding ABC transporter ATP-binding protein yields the protein MIKLENVSFSYGNVPALKNINISETEPIIMGLWGRNGSGKTTFMKLLSGLENIDAGSINVNGITPYNNKEAMNNITYIQENHPFSILWKVEDALRFGALFNKNWDGELAEHLVTLFELPRKKKIKNFSKGMQTMLQIVLGLASKAPVTIMDEPTNGLDAYMRKQFYDALLDTYEEDPRFIILSTHHIDEIEAMCEKIAIINEQTIVRYEETEELKMHGILLSGSAEAIEPLIEGQSLLEKRKLGKQINVMIDDIFTEEWKARANKAGVTVEKAKLQDYLVNYTTKKEVQKV from the coding sequence ATGATTAAACTCGAAAATGTGTCGTTTTCCTATGGAAATGTGCCAGCTCTAAAAAATATAAATATTTCAGAAACAGAACCGATCATTATGGGGCTATGGGGGCGAAATGGATCTGGAAAGACGACGTTTATGAAGCTTTTATCTGGTCTGGAAAATATCGATGCCGGTTCTATTAATGTGAATGGTATAACACCGTATAACAATAAAGAAGCAATGAACAACATAACGTATATTCAAGAAAATCACCCCTTTTCGATTCTTTGGAAAGTTGAGGATGCGCTTCGTTTTGGTGCTCTATTTAATAAAAACTGGGATGGAGAGCTAGCTGAACATCTAGTTACTTTATTTGAATTGCCAAGAAAAAAGAAAATCAAAAATTTCTCTAAAGGGATGCAAACAATGCTACAAATTGTCTTGGGACTCGCTAGTAAAGCTCCTGTAACCATTATGGATGAACCAACAAATGGCCTTGATGCCTATATGAGAAAGCAATTTTATGATGCACTTCTAGATACGTATGAGGAAGATCCTCGTTTTATTATTTTATCGACCCATCATATTGATGAGATTGAAGCAATGTGTGAAAAGATTGCGATTATCAATGAGCAGACAATTGTACGCTATGAAGAAACGGAAGAGTTGAAAATGCATGGTATTCTATTATCTGGTTCAGCGGAAGCGATAGAGCCTTTAATAGAAGGGCAGAGCCTTTTAGAAAAAAGAAAACTTGGCAAACAAATCAATGTGATGATTGATGATATATTTACTGAGGAGTGGAAAGCAAGAGCTAACAAAGCTGGCGTTACAGTGGAAAAAGCGAAATTGCAGGATTATCTAGTTAACTATACAACGAAAAAAGAGGTGCAAAAAGTATGA
- a CDS encoding isochorismatase family protein, producing the protein MRQALIIIDMQEIFFNHPQYCLFNKDQIVQNINILINQAHEKNIQVIFIQHTDSNEQDELFEGKDDWKLHQTLLVSSEDKIIRKTKWDAFYQTELLDYLKSKKIKQLIFAGAQTEFCLDTTIRAAYSLGFQNNLLFQNTQSTINGPVLRAEDIINHHEAIWNNRFLTVIKGELKL; encoded by the coding sequence ATGAGACAAGCACTTATTATCATCGATATGCAAGAAATTTTCTTTAACCATCCCCAATACTGTTTATTCAATAAGGATCAAATTGTACAAAATATCAATATACTAATCAATCAAGCTCACGAAAAAAATATTCAGGTTATTTTTATCCAACATACAGATTCAAATGAACAGGATGAACTTTTTGAGGGAAAAGATGATTGGAAACTTCATCAAACTTTATTGGTTTCCTCTGAGGATAAGATAATCAGAAAAACAAAATGGGACGCTTTCTATCAAACAGAACTTTTGGATTATCTAAAAAGCAAGAAAATAAAACAGCTTATTTTTGCTGGTGCTCAAACTGAGTTTTGTCTTGATACTACTATTCGAGCAGCCTATAGCTTGGGATTTCAAAATAATCTACTTTTCCAAAACACCCAAAGTACGATTAATGGTCCCGTTTTACGTGCAGAGGATATTATTAATCATCATGAAGCAATTTGGAATAATCGATTTCTGACAGTGATAAAAGGTGAATTAAAACTATAA
- a CDS encoding DinB family protein, with protein MKNSYITSALNQIEIALKTIIKIIETLEEADLQKRPASNKRSIGELLEHIAVICKADLLILNGSIQKEMTEYYSSVSLKSVKDVKDAIAYNYETLKESYSNLTETELQERTTSYWGATYTRYEWLLEIVAHIYHHRAQLHTLLVYCYGKDVNISLFE; from the coding sequence TTGAAGAATTCATATATTACTAGTGCACTAAATCAAATAGAAATAGCTTTAAAAACAATAATCAAAATAATAGAGACATTAGAAGAGGCTGACTTACAGAAAAGGCCAGCAAGTAATAAACGTTCGATAGGTGAGCTATTAGAACATATTGCTGTAATTTGTAAGGCTGATTTATTGATATTAAACGGTTCGATTCAAAAAGAGATGACGGAATACTATTCTAGTGTTTCATTAAAAAGTGTCAAGGATGTAAAAGATGCTATTGCCTATAATTATGAAACATTAAAAGAAAGCTATAGCAATCTCACAGAAACAGAATTACAAGAAAGAACGACATCATATTGGGGAGCAACCTATACAAGGTATGAATGGCTATTAGAAATAGTCGCACATATCTATCATCATAGAGCTCAATTACATACACTGCTAGTTTACTGTTATGGAAAAGATGTAAATATTTCATTATTTGAATAA
- a CDS encoding TVP38/TMEM64 family protein, translated as MTISLFILFFRYTDILQAIRQGEIDSVTSVFKDNITYALIVSLFIMIIQNSFTVIPLILVITLNFYSFGFFYGFLWSWLSSVIAAMIIFLAIRFWFQDFVHSKVKNHQDMLDKIEHKGMRYVIYGRVFPFFPTSILNIIAGVSNISLRPFTIGTAIGNFFYFFVLALIPYGVFSTNINPLALIVIILLITGIFYYFNRKKPSFMERVKEMKKRA; from the coding sequence GTGACGATCAGCCTCTTTATTCTATTTTTCCGCTATACCGATATCTTACAGGCTATTCGTCAAGGGGAGATTGATTCTGTCACATCTGTATTTAAAGATAATATTACTTATGCACTTATAGTAAGTTTATTTATAATGATTATTCAAAATAGCTTTACCGTTATCCCGTTAATATTAGTTATTACCCTAAATTTTTACTCGTTTGGCTTCTTTTATGGCTTTTTGTGGAGTTGGTTGTCAAGTGTGATAGCAGCAATGATTATCTTTCTTGCTATACGCTTTTGGTTTCAAGATTTCGTTCATAGCAAAGTCAAAAATCACCAAGATATGCTTGATAAAATCGAACATAAAGGAATGAGATATGTAATCTATGGTAGGGTTTTTCCTTTCTTCCCGACTAGTATTTTAAATATCATTGCAGGAGTAAGCAATATTTCTTTGCGTCCTTTTACCATTGGAACAGCGATAGGAAATTTCTTTTACTTTTTTGTCCTTGCATTAATTCCCTACGGTGTATTCTCCACAAATATTAATCCACTCGCACTAATTGTTATTATTTTGCTGATTACTGGAATTTTTTATTATTTTAACAGAAAAAAGCCATCCTTTATGGAAAGAGTAAAGGAAATGAAGAAAAGAGCATAA
- a CDS encoding LacI family DNA-binding transcriptional regulator yields the protein MATIKDVAKKAGLSVSTVSRYLNNHPYISDDKREKIRKAMVELNYTPSSVATQLRSKKGTMIGILVSRITNPFFSYLVDSIERQVKLHGYNVLIMQTYDDKHAEIKMLEMLKQQVLAGLIMCSVEGDPAVIESYREFGPIVLCNEQIPSTTIPQVYTNQEKATYDAINFLIKKGYRKISYCTGGSLTQGGHGNARTRGFEKAITENQLQMKIDWIFKQVHTIKDGQEIAKKILALPPENRPDAIFTSSDEVASGILQIMMGAGKKIPEDLAIMGFDNQPFTAMLTVPLTTISQPVEALGKEATNLLMAHLDGINYQIDHSELNLELIIRESV from the coding sequence ATGGCTACAATAAAGGATGTGGCGAAAAAGGCAGGACTATCTGTTTCAACAGTTTCTCGATATTTAAATAATCATCCTTATATTTCCGACGATAAACGAGAAAAAATCAGAAAAGCAATGGTGGAGCTCAATTATACTCCTAGTTCTGTTGCAACTCAGTTGAGGTCGAAAAAGGGTACAATGATTGGCATTTTGGTATCTCGTATTACCAATCCATTTTTTTCATATTTGGTTGACTCCATTGAGAGGCAAGTGAAACTACATGGATACAATGTTTTAATTATGCAAACTTATGATGATAAACATGCGGAGATCAAAATGTTGGAGATGCTAAAGCAGCAAGTCCTTGCAGGTCTAATCATGTGTTCAGTAGAAGGAGACCCTGCTGTTATTGAATCTTATCGAGAATTTGGACCAATCGTATTATGCAACGAACAAATTCCTAGTACAACGATACCACAAGTTTACACAAATCAAGAAAAGGCAACGTATGATGCTATTAACTTCTTAATTAAAAAAGGTTACCGCAAAATTAGTTACTGTACGGGAGGTAGCTTAACTCAAGGTGGACATGGGAATGCTCGTACCAGAGGATTTGAGAAAGCAATAACAGAAAATCAATTGCAAATGAAAATAGATTGGATATTCAAACAGGTTCATACAATTAAAGATGGTCAGGAAATTGCGAAGAAAATTTTGGCTTTGCCTCCTGAAAATCGACCAGATGCAATTTTTACAAGTAGCGATGAAGTTGCTAGTGGAATCCTCCAAATTATGATGGGAGCTGGAAAGAAGATTCCAGAAGATTTAGCAATCATGGGTTTTGATAATCAACCATTTACCGCAATGTTAACAGTACCATTGACAACCATTTCACAACCAGTAGAAGCATTGGGAAAAGAAGCGACTAATTTGTTGATGGCACATCTTGATGGAATAAATTATCAAATTGATCATTCGGAATTAAATTTAGAACTAATTATCAGAGAATCTGTGTAA